The segment AGTTGCTCGCCATTGGCGCCCGCCGCCACCTGCCCGGCCACCTCGGCATTCCTGATCTCGATGCACCGACCGTCTTACCGGTTGACTATCTGGTGGACGGGCACGATGTCTTGATACGTGTTGGTGAGAGTCTTTTCGCCAGGGTCGAGGGGAAGTTGGTGGCTTTCGAGGTTGAGGCCCCCGACGATGACAGGCCTTGGAGTGTCCTGGTGAAAGGGCTCGCCCTTCCCGAAGCATTCGAAGCCGTCCCCGGGAAGGTGCCGGTCCCGAGAGCAGCAAGGCCGGGTCATCGCTTGGTAAGGATTCGCTCGGATGCCGTGACCGGCCGGCGGCTTGGGCAGCGTCCCGCAGTGCCCTGGTAGTTCGAGACTGACGTGGACGGAAACTCCGGGAGGGAGTGGTGGCGCCCGGATGCAACAAACCTAAATGAGAGACAGACCGAGCGCTGACTTCCGCGAAGCGTTAGAGCCGTTGGACTCAGTAGCACCGCCGGTATTTGTCATCGGGGAATGCTCGGCTCCGGGCGGTCGCGAGGGTCTGCTGCGCGGATACGGCGGCCACTGATCGAGTCCGCAACTATCCGAACTAGGTGATCCTTCGGTCCGGGTGCCCACGGTCGAGGGGCCACGGCTTGAAGTGCGTTGACGAGCTCAGGATTGGTGTCCGGTAGTACTTCGCGTGCGGCACCGCGGATCAGAACGCTCCAGCCGGTGTTGGTCGCCAGGTCGAACTCGTCGACCTCGAAACTGACATTGTTACGGTGAGTCGCCCATAGCTTGGTGCCCGGCGCGGTTCTGAATATCACCCCGTGGGCGACCACCGCATGATTGACCGGGAAAACGAGTGGATAGTGGCCAACTATCACCGCGAACCGGCCGACCGGTTGGCTAGCAAGCAGCCGCCAGCACACGGCCTCCTCGATCTCTTCGAGGTCACCGAGGTCCGGGAGGTGTTGGGCTTCAATCGTCATCGCCGAGTCCTAATTGCCGAGGGGCGCTTCAGCAGGACGACCGGTACGTCCCCTCGAAGCTCCGTGAAATCGGCCGCCCAATATTCCCAAGACTGCATCAGTGTGCTCCTTCGTTCGAAGTTCTTGCCGTCCGTCGGCCGCGGGTCCGGCCATCCTCCTTGCTCTCGTCTTAGGATCCTCCGGCGACCGCCGCTCTGCCAGAGTCGAAGGTCTCCATTCCGAACATCAGACATCCGGAATGACCGACCTCGTCTTCCGAACTCAGAGCCGTAGCGGGCGACCCGAATCGGAACAGGCTCTCGCCGCAAGCTAAAGGGGTCGGATCCGCCTGATCACCCCCGCCCGCTCCCGTGGGATTGATCCCACCGGTACGAGCCCGAGAGGGGAATCGAACCCCTGACCTACGCATTACGAGTGCGTTGCTCTGCCGGCTGAGCTACTCGGGCAGTTTGCCTGGAAACTGTGACTCTAGCTCCGCGAGCAGCCAGGGAATCACGCTTGGGCGGCCCCCGCCGAGAGCCGACCGGTGAGGAGGTTACGCGGGAACGCGGGGCGTCTGAGCCGTGATCTCGGCCCAAACCAGTGACGACGCCAGGTCGTAAGTGACATCCAGCCGCTGCCGTACCGCTTCGATCGCCTCGGACAGCGACTTGCCGCAATGGGTCTCCTCCCAAGCGAGCTCGTACGGCGAGGGATAGGAGGTCACCTCGGAGACTCGTTCCTTCTCTGGGATGAACTTCACTGGATCGAACACCACTGGCCTCCTTTCCCAAGCGACCCGCCGGGGAACCGATGTCACGATCTGATCATCGACCTTTCTACTCACCGACTTAGCAACGCCCAATCAACCCTGCCCCAAACCGTACAAGGACGCAGCCCGATTCCCGGTGGATCCAGCACGAATGTCCGACTTGTCCACGCCAAATGGCCGCCCTTCGCGGGCGGCCAGCTTCTGTCGGTGAATTTATGGAAGGCGCAGGTCCGGCCGGTTGCGCCTGGTGGTTGCGGGAGTGTGCCTCTACGTCCGGGCGTGGATTTCAGCTGTGAATGGCCGAAATCCACGCCCAAACGAGGAAGTTACGCCCAAAGCGATACGGATCCGGGGCGCACGATGGACCAGAGGACCCAAAGGACCCAAAGGACCCAAAGGACCCGGAGGATACGGATGCGCTTACCGCTCCCCGGCCCCGACGAGCACCGGCATCGGCTCACCCGGTTCGGGCACCTCGTCGATCGCCGGCGGCGTGCGGACGAACAGCGCCTTCGCAACCCAACCGGGCAGGTACCAGTTCCATTTGCCTAGTACTCCGACAAGAGCGGGGACCAGGAGGGAGCGGACGACGACGGCGTCGAGGAGTATTCCGGCGCCAAGACCCGTCGCCATGACCTTCAGGTCGGTCATGCCGGCAGTGGACAACGACAGGAAGCCGAGGAACAGGATGAGCGCTGCGCTCGTGACCAACCGGCCGGTTCTTCCAATGCCGGTCACAACCGCTTCGTCTGTTGACCCCGTGCGGTCGTACTCCTCGCGTATGCGAGAGAGGATGAAGACCTCGTAGTCCATCGACAAGCCGAACAGGAACGCGAACACCATGATCGGAACCCAAACGGTGATTGAACCGGTTGCCGGGACCGACCACAAAGCGTTGCTTCCGTGGCCTTCCTGCCAAACGAACACCATGATCCCGTAAGCGGCAGCCACCGACATCATGTTGAAGACCACCGCCTTCGCGGCGAGGACGATCGAGCGGAACGCCCGGGTCAGGAGAAGCAATGTGGCTATTCCGATAAGGGTGAGCATCAGCGGGAACGATCCGTAGACGGCGTGGATGAAGTCAACTTGCCCTGGTCCGGGACCACCGACCCCGATCACGCCCGGCAGGTGCGACGCGGTTGCACGCACTGCCGAGATGGTCGCGCCGCCCGAGCTGGAGCTCGGCTCGCCGGATGCGAGCACCTCGACGATGGTCGTGCCGCCTCGGTGGAAATCCGGGGCGTTGGAGACCGCCGCCGTGTAGACACCATTTACTTGAGCGAGCCTGCCAGCAACCGCCTGTGCCTGCGAGTCCTGAACCAGAACATCGATTGGCTCGATGACGCCGGTCGGGACACCACCCTGCTGGAGCGTTGTGAGAGTTGCGTGGGCGGCTCCCTTCTGTGCAAGCGCTGATGTCTTGGGCTCTCCGAGGTTGAGAGCGAACACCGGAATAATCAGCGCGACCAGAATCGCGGCACCGATGAACGCCCCGGAGTTGCGGTGCCGCAACACGAGCCGGGCCCATCCAGACCACGGCCGGCTGGCGTGAACCTCCCGCCGGAGCCTGGGGCGGTCGAGGAACGGGCCGGCGCTGGCGAGCAGCGCCGGCAACAGGGTCAGCGCCACCGCGATCGACACGATGGGGATGAGAAAACCGGCAACCCCGATGTTTGCAAGAAATGAGACAGGAAGAACTACCAGAGCAAGAAGGCTCACACCCACGGTGAGACCGGAGAACACCACCGCCCGCCCGGCCGTGTTCATGGCCCTTGTAACAGCCTCCTCGTTCGCGTACCCGTGTGCGCGCTCCTCCCGCCATCGAGTCACGACGAGCAGGGCGTAGTCGATAGCGACGCCCAAGCCGATCAGCGCGATGAGGAACTCGACGATGATGCTGACCGTGGTGACATGCGTCAGCCCCCCGACGATCAGAAAAGTCGTGGGTATCGCGACAATCGCCATCAACAGCGGGACGAAAGCGATGAAGCTCGCGAACACGAACGCGAGAACGGCAAGCGATCCGAGCCCGCCGAGCATCGTCTCGGTCAGCGCGCTGCTGCCCTTCGACGACCCGCCGTTCTCGAGCTGGGCTAGCCCGGTCACGCCGCTGTTCCAACCCGCCGGTGACGCCGATTGCGCGGCGGAGCTCACCGCCGAGGTGCGGGTGTCCTTGAAGCCGTTTGCCTCTCGAGGGGTAAAGATCAGCCCGAAGCTGGTTTGCCCGTCCTTGGTGGCAAACGCCCTGTCACCGGTGTTGAGCTGGTCGGCATAACGCGACCCCGGAACGGCAGCCGCCGAGGCGGCGAGGACTCGGTCCGCGACCACCGGGTCGGCCTTGGTGCCCGGAGGGGACGTGACCGATACGACGATCGGGACGGTCTGGGCACCGTTGTGGTACAGCGCCTGGATCTTGCTGTCCGCAATGTAGCTCGGCTGTCCGGGCAGCTTGAACTCGGTCGAAAGCCTTTTCGTCGTCGAGCCGAGCGTCGCGAAACCGGCGAGGGTGAGCAGGAGCCAAGCAACCATCACCGATCGGCGATGGGCGAGGACGAATGTGGTCAGTCGTTGCATGTCGAAGATCCTGGCTAAGA is part of the Acidimicrobiales bacterium genome and harbors:
- a CDS encoding pyridoxamine 5'-phosphate oxidase family protein; this translates as MWVDERGSDVLGPAECHQLLAIGARRHLPGHLGIPDLDAPTVLPVDYLVDGHDVLIRVGESLFARVEGKLVAFEVEAPDDDRPWSVLVKGLALPEAFEAVPGKVPVPRAARPGHRLVRIRSDAVTGRRLGQRPAVPW
- a CDS encoding pyridoxamine 5'-phosphate oxidase family protein; its protein translation is MTIEAQHLPDLGDLEEIEEAVCWRLLASQPVGRFAVIVGHYPLVFPVNHAVVAHGVIFRTAPGTKLWATHRNNVSFEVDEFDLATNTGWSVLIRGAAREVLPDTNPELVNALQAVAPRPWAPGPKDHLVRIVADSISGRRIRAADPRDRPEPSIPR
- a CDS encoding MMPL family transporter, which translates into the protein MQRLTTFVLAHRRSVMVAWLLLTLAGFATLGSTTKRLSTEFKLPGQPSYIADSKIQALYHNGAQTVPIVVSVTSPPGTKADPVVADRVLAASAAAVPGSRYADQLNTGDRAFATKDGQTSFGLIFTPREANGFKDTRTSAVSSAAQSASPAGWNSGVTGLAQLENGGSSKGSSALTETMLGGLGSLAVLAFVFASFIAFVPLLMAIVAIPTTFLIVGGLTHVTTVSIIVEFLIALIGLGVAIDYALLVVTRWREERAHGYANEEAVTRAMNTAGRAVVFSGLTVGVSLLALVVLPVSFLANIGVAGFLIPIVSIAVALTLLPALLASAGPFLDRPRLRREVHASRPWSGWARLVLRHRNSGAFIGAAILVALIIPVFALNLGEPKTSALAQKGAAHATLTTLQQGGVPTGVIEPIDVLVQDSQAQAVAGRLAQVNGVYTAAVSNAPDFHRGGTTIVEVLASGEPSSSSGGATISAVRATASHLPGVIGVGGPGPGQVDFIHAVYGSFPLMLTLIGIATLLLLTRAFRSIVLAAKAVVFNMMSVAAAYGIMVFVWQEGHGSNALWSVPATGSITVWVPIMVFAFLFGLSMDYEVFILSRIREEYDRTGSTDEAVVTGIGRTGRLVTSAALILFLGFLSLSTAGMTDLKVMATGLGAGILLDAVVVRSLLVPALVGVLGKWNWYLPGWVAKALFVRTPPAIDEVPEPGEPMPVLVGAGER